A single Numenius arquata chromosome 1, bNumArq3.hap1.1, whole genome shotgun sequence DNA region contains:
- the SLC5A3 gene encoding sodium/myo-inositol cotransporter has translation MRASLETADIAIVALYFVLVMCIGFFAMWKYNRSTVSGYFLAGRSMTWVAIGASLFVSNIGSEHFIGLAGSGAASGFAVGAWEFNALMLLQLLGWVFVPVYIRSGVYTMPEYLSKRFGGHRIQIYFAALSLILYIFTKLSVDLYSGALFIQESLGWNLYLSVILLIGMTALLTVTGGLVAVIYTDTLQALLMIIGALTLMIISIMEVGGFEEVKRRYMLASPNITSILLTYNISNTNSCNVDPKPDALKMLREPTDEDIPWPGFLLGQTPASVWYWCADQVIVQRVLAAKNIAHAKGSTLMAGFLKLLPMFIIVVPGMISRILFADDIACINPEHCFQVCGSRAGCSNIAYPRLVMKLVPVGLRGLMMAVMIAALMSDLDSIFNSASTIFTLDVYKLIRKSATSRELMIVGRVFVAFMVVISIAWVPIIVEMQGGQMYLYIQEVADYLTPPVAALFLMGIFWKRCNEQGAFYGGMAGFVLGAIRLILAFIYRAPECNQPDTRPSFIKNIHYMYVATALFWITGIVTFVVSLLTPPPTKEQVRTTTFWAVKNRNIKENTAKGELYKVQEKSILKCNENANHIIPNGKSEENIKNIKPEDINLLVTCRDDSNPVISVSHSEVETPVDCYSNGQAALMGEKKHEEETDDRERHLKFIDWFCGFKSKNMNKRAVREIEEETVCLQMLEETPKVKLLLNTGLVCVCSLGIFMFVYFSL, from the coding sequence ATGAGGGCTTCTTTGGAAACAGCAGACATTGCCATTGTGGCACTGTACTTCGTGCTTGTAATGTGCATAGGTTTTTTTGCCATGTGGAAATACAATCGGAGCACCGTAAGTGGCTACTTTTTGGCAGGGCGTTCTATGACCTGGGTAGCTATTGGTGCATCTTTATTTGTGAGCAATATTGGAAGTGAACATTTCATTGGGCTCGCAGGATCTGGAGCGGCGAGTGGATTTGCAGTAGGTGCATGGGAATTCAACGCCTTAATGCTTTTGCAGCTTTTAGGATGGGTCTTCGTCCCAGTCTACATCCGGTCGGGAGTATACACCATGCCTGAATATTTGTCCAAGCGTTTTGGAGGGCATagaattcaaatatattttgcagCATTGTCTCTAATTCTTTATATCTTCACCAAACTCTCAGTTGACTTGTATTCAGGGGCACTTTTTATTCAAGAATCGCTAGGCTGGAACCTCTATTTGTCAGTTATCCTCCTTATTGGAATGACTGCACTGTTGACTGTGACTGGAGGTCTTGTGGCTGTCATCTACACAGACACTCTTCAAGCTCTGCTTATGATTATTGGTGCCCTCACACTTATGATCATAAGTATTATGGAGGTTGGTGGGTTTGAAGAAGTTAAAAGAAGGTACATGTTAGCGTCACCAAATATTACGTCTATCTTGTTAACCTACAACATTTCCAATACCAATTCCTGCAATGTCGACCCAAAGCCTGATGCTCTTAAAATGTTGCGCGAGCCAACAGATGAAGACATTCCCTGGCCTGGATTTCTGTTGGGACAGACCCCAGCTTCTGTCTGGTACTGGTGTGCCGATCAAGTCATAGTTCAGAGAGTTTTAGCTGCAAAAAACATTGCTCATGCCAAAGGATCCACTCTGATGGCAGGCTTTTTAAAGTTGCTGCCGATGTTTATTATAGTTGTCCCAGGGATGATTTCACGAATACTGTTTGCAGATGATATCGCCTGCATTAATCCAGAACACTGTTTTCAAGTCTGCGGGAGCAGAGCTGGATGCTCTAACATCGCCTACCCACGTCTGGTGATGAAACTTGTGCCGGTTGGTCTGCGGGGACTGATGATGGCCGTGATGATTGCTGCACTGATGAGTGACTTGGACTCGATATTCAACAGTGCCAGCACCATATTCACACTTGATGTCTACAAACTCATTCGGAAGAGTGCGACGTCTAGAGAACTGATGATTGTAGGAAGAGTCTTTGTTGCGTTCATGGTAGTTATAAGCATTGCCTGGGTCCCGATAATTGTAGAAATGCAAGGTGGTCAGATGTACCTTTATATTCAAGAGGTAGCAGACTATTTGACCCCACCGGTGGCTGCTCTGTTTCTTATGGGGATCTTTTGGAAGCGTTGTAATGAGCAGGGGGCTTTCTATGGTGGAATGGCCGGGTTTGTTCTTGGAGCGATACGGTTGATACTGGCGTTTATCTATCGTGCTCCGGAGTGTAACCAGCCGGATACTAGGCCAAGCTTTATCAAAAACATCCATTACATGTATGTTGCAACAGCTCTGTTCTGGATCACTGGGATTGTGACCTTTGTAGTAAGCCTCCTCACACCTCCGCCTACAAAGGAGCAGGTTCGGACGACTACTTTCTGGGCCGTGAAAAACAGGAACATAAAAGAGAACACTGCAAAGGGGGAGCTGTACAAAGTGCAAGAAAAGAGCATCCTCAAGTGCAATGAAAATGCTAACCATATCATTCCAAATgggaaatctgaagaaaatattaaaaatattaagccGGAGGATATCAATCTTCTGGTTACTTGCAGAGATGACAGCAACCCAGTGATTTCTGTGAGTCACTCTGAAGTCGAGACGCCAGTTGATTGTTATTCGAACGGACAAGCGGCTTTGATGGGGGAGAAAAAGCACGAGGAAGAGACTGATGATAGAGAGAGACACTTGAAATTCATAGATTGGTTCTGTGGCTTTAAAAGTAAAAACATGAACAAGAGAGCTGTTCGGGAGATTGAGGAAGAGACTGTTTGTTTACAAATGCTGGAAGAGACTCCAAAAGTTAAACTATTACTAAATACTGGACTGGTCTGTGTCTGTTCACTTGGAATATTCATGTTTGTCTATTTCTCTTTGTGA